A single window of Gemmatimonadales bacterium DNA harbors:
- a CDS encoding serine/threonine-protein kinase, with protein sequence MNEPPKPFRDALAGHYAIEGELGAGGMAVVYLAHDAKHDRRVAIKVLRPEIGAGLGTERFVQEIRVAAQLHHPHILPLFDSGEAGGLLYYVAPYVEGESLRERLLRERQLTVPEALAIVRQVAGALAYAHARGIVHRDVKPENILLEGGEAIVADFGIALALRAAGGERMTAAGLALGTPTYISPEQASGGGAVDGRSDIYSLGCVLYELLAGEPPFSSPTPQAVLARHLHDTPPSLTVLRPNVPAAVARAVARSLEKAPADRFATATDFAVALEAPAAEAGRAWWRRRSVVVAALAVVAAVAVVGRLAFPGSAFASGQRALARWDLSGAQAAFRRAVGANPQAAAAQLWLAQTSALAGEPLDAWRGSARSAVVNAHSLPTSRDSVLAFALLALAEGRFPEACARYREALSRDSLDVIAWFGLGECQRRDHAVVRYAASPTGWRFRAGYQGAVTAYQRALDLAPALYAAFGAETYNRLSQVVMAERLSWRPGEAVPPDTGSFVAYPALDHDTLVLVPYPVGRTFPPLPATNAAAAARGAELLHGLVAKWIAAFPRSAPAHAALAKTLEMEGSLADDGSGRPTALDQIREAMRLERDPEERVALAVGDVRLQLKLGEFDVAARVADSLLTTASDPSPEIARQLACTAALLGRPARAADLLERMAADTTFGLLTLALPVKRAALRLMGFVALGAPTDSVRALGGRVDSLLRSWVDPAQRSTVRAALVNQLTPLPALGAAWDTSWVGWPGYFLYDVALLLARGDTAAARARLAAARRTQAGMSPGDLLPVPVYPEAQLFLVVRDTAAAEWLLDRLLDNLASAQTSLIAEPRLAGALAQAMVLRAHLGMRRHQPDVARRWAAAASALWRGADPDLRSTMHGLSAP encoded by the coding sequence ATGAACGAGCCGCCCAAGCCATTCCGCGACGCCCTCGCGGGCCATTACGCCATCGAGGGGGAGCTCGGCGCGGGCGGCATGGCGGTCGTCTACCTGGCGCACGACGCCAAGCACGACCGCCGGGTCGCCATCAAGGTCCTCCGGCCGGAGATCGGCGCGGGGCTCGGCACCGAGCGCTTCGTCCAGGAGATCCGGGTCGCGGCCCAGCTTCACCACCCACACATCCTCCCGCTGTTCGATTCGGGAGAAGCCGGCGGCCTCCTCTACTACGTCGCGCCCTACGTGGAGGGAGAGTCGCTGCGCGAGCGGCTGCTGCGCGAGCGGCAGCTCACGGTACCGGAGGCGCTCGCCATCGTGCGCCAGGTGGCGGGCGCTCTGGCCTACGCCCACGCGCGCGGGATCGTCCACCGCGACGTCAAGCCGGAGAACATCCTCCTCGAAGGCGGCGAGGCGATCGTCGCGGACTTCGGCATCGCCCTGGCTCTCAGGGCGGCTGGCGGCGAGCGAATGACCGCCGCCGGCCTGGCACTGGGCACGCCGACCTACATCAGCCCCGAGCAGGCGTCCGGCGGGGGCGCGGTGGACGGGCGCAGCGACATCTACAGCCTCGGCTGCGTGCTCTACGAGCTGCTGGCGGGTGAGCCTCCGTTCAGCTCGCCTACGCCGCAGGCGGTGCTCGCGCGGCACCTCCACGACACGCCCCCGTCGCTGACGGTCCTGCGGCCGAACGTGCCCGCGGCCGTGGCGCGGGCAGTGGCGCGCTCGCTCGAGAAGGCGCCGGCCGATCGGTTCGCCACGGCGACCGACTTTGCCGTGGCGCTGGAGGCACCGGCCGCGGAGGCCGGCCGTGCCTGGTGGCGGCGCCGGTCCGTCGTCGTGGCGGCGCTCGCGGTCGTGGCGGCCGTCGCCGTGGTCGGGCGACTGGCGTTTCCCGGCAGCGCGTTCGCGTCTGGCCAGCGCGCCCTGGCGCGGTGGGACCTGTCCGGCGCCCAGGCGGCGTTCCGTCGGGCCGTCGGAGCGAATCCGCAGGCGGCGGCCGCGCAGCTCTGGCTGGCCCAGACCAGTGCCCTGGCCGGCGAGCCGCTGGACGCGTGGCGCGGGTCGGCGCGGAGCGCCGTCGTGAACGCGCACAGCCTCCCCACGTCGCGGGACAGCGTTCTCGCGTTCGCCCTGCTCGCCCTGGCAGAGGGGCGCTTCCCCGAGGCATGCGCGCGCTACCGGGAGGCGCTGAGCCGCGACTCCCTCGACGTGATCGCGTGGTTCGGGCTGGGAGAGTGCCAGCGGCGCGACCATGCGGTGGTACGCTACGCCGCCAGCCCGACCGGCTGGCGCTTCCGCGCGGGCTACCAGGGCGCGGTCACGGCGTACCAGCGGGCCCTCGATCTCGCGCCGGCGCTCTACGCAGCCTTCGGGGCGGAGACCTACAACCGGCTCTCGCAGGTCGTCATGGCCGAGCGCCTCAGCTGGCGCCCGGGCGAGGCCGTGCCGCCGGACACGGGGAGTTTCGTGGCGTACCCGGCCCTGGACCACGACACGCTGGTGCTCGTCCCGTATCCCGTCGGCAGGACCTTCCCTCCCCTGCCGGCGACGAATGCTGCCGCTGCCGCCCGGGGAGCCGAGCTGCTGCACGGCCTGGTGGCGAAGTGGATCGCCGCATTCCCCCGAAGTGCCCCGGCTCACGCGGCACTCGCCAAGACCCTGGAGATGGAGGGGTCTCTCGCGGACGATGGCAGCGGCCGGCCGACGGCGCTGGACCAGATCAGGGAGGCCATGCGACTTGAACGGGACCCGGAGGAGCGCGTGGCGTTGGCCGTCGGCGACGTGCGCCTGCAGCTCAAGCTGGGCGAGTTCGACGTGGCCGCACGGGTGGCGGACTCGCTGCTCACGACCGCGAGTGATCCCTCGCCGGAGATTGCGCGACAGCTCGCCTGCACCGCCGCGCTCCTGGGACGCCCCGCTCGCGCCGCCGATCTGCTCGAGCGGATGGCTGCCGACACCACCTTCGGTCTGCTGACCCTGGCGTTGCCCGTGAAGCGGGCCGCCCTCCGGCTGATGGGGTTCGTGGCCCTGGGGGCACCGACCGACAGCGTGCGGGCTCTGGGGGGGCGGGTGGATTCGTTGCTGCGGAGCTGGGTGGACCCGGCTCAGCGATCGACCGTGCGGGCGGCGCTCGTCAATCAGCTGACGCCGCTCCCGGCGCTCGGCGCGGCCTGGGACACGAGTTGGGTCGGGTGGCCCGGCTACTTCCTCTACGATGTCGCGCTGCTGCTGGCCCGCGGCGACACGGCGGCCGCGCGCGCGCGGCTCGCGGCCGCCCGCCGGACCCAGGCAGGCATGAGTCCCGGCGATCTTCTCCCCGTGCCCGTGTACCCGGAGGCCCAGCTGTTCCTCGTGGTGCGCGACACGGCGGCGGCGGAGTGGCTCCTCGACCGCCTGCTCGACAACCTGGCCTCGGCGCAGACGTCCCTGATCGCCGAGCCGAGGCTCGCCGGCGCGCTCGCCCAGGCGATGGTCCTGCGCGCGCACCTGGGAATGCGGCGGCACCAACCGGACGTCGCCCGGCGCTGGGCGGCGGCGGCGAGCGCACTGTGGCGCGGCGCCGACCCTGACCTGCGTTCGACGATGCACGGCCTGTCCGCGCCGTAG
- a CDS encoding M1 family aminopeptidase, translating to MRVTLVAFLLAAAAGPALAQSNAELMANDHYTRSHDYDLVHQRIAVSGFDWDSLSFEGTVVTTLVALRPGLDSIVLDEGALLVNTAVTARDGAALRSARSRDTLVVYPARPLAFGDTLTFTVAYHGRVKDGNGLTFITSDGQPHRPRQIWSQGEDHNNHDWFPTFDFPSDKMSWELVATVPEADVAVSNGRLVSNVVKGGQRTMTWRQDAPSATYLVSLIVAPLVKIHDAWQGIPVDYYVYREDSSLAWPLFHVTPDMIGTYSRLTGVRYPWDKYAQTTVADFFGGMENVSATTLVDWLPDARAYQDRPWYQHDLIPHELAHQWFGDYVTTVNWANMWLNEGFAEFMPGQYWGQKLGPLAEQDYYANEYESYLGIDRRRPMPLASLGSNNIYPKGALVLEMLKHYLGPERFWASIHAYLARHALGTATTDDLRQAVLQATGENLDWFWAEWMYQAGYPQLDVAAAYDSARRALTLTIRQTQQDSLKPDSTGLRFTVPAVFRMPLVVRVGTAQGDVTQRIVLRAREQTDTVANVASPPTMVVFDDGNAVLKSLHFEQPTAWLATQLAQDPDLWDREWAIEQLAGRPSDTAAAAALATAATRADYYLVRRSAAAALAHFPAAAALPALETAGADTSAAVRAAAVEALGELGGSRAVALARAAFAHDSSYQVRAAAVSALTQADSADAGAVVRAALGDSSYQDVIRSAAFRAIAVHDDTSFVGVVDSLFAVSQYPAFVLAHLGARGSQRALDLLARRLDDGRRSVRDRALQAFRFGMPRPLALARLRSAVDGLSRADAKQAVADAITALAAAREGE from the coding sequence ATGCGGGTCACGCTGGTTGCGTTCCTCCTCGCCGCGGCCGCCGGCCCGGCGCTCGCGCAGTCGAACGCCGAGCTGATGGCCAACGACCACTACACGCGCTCGCACGACTACGACCTGGTGCACCAGCGCATCGCCGTCTCCGGCTTCGACTGGGATTCGCTGTCCTTCGAGGGCACCGTGGTCACGACCCTGGTCGCGCTCCGGCCCGGCCTCGACTCCATAGTGCTCGACGAGGGCGCACTGCTGGTCAACACGGCGGTGACCGCCCGGGACGGTGCGGCCCTCCGCAGCGCCCGCAGCCGCGACACGCTGGTGGTGTACCCGGCGCGCCCGCTCGCCTTCGGCGACACCCTGACGTTCACCGTCGCCTACCATGGACGCGTCAAGGACGGCAACGGCCTGACCTTCATCACCAGCGACGGGCAGCCCCACCGCCCGCGACAGATCTGGAGCCAGGGCGAGGACCACAACAACCACGACTGGTTCCCCACGTTCGACTTCCCGAGCGACAAGATGAGCTGGGAGCTGGTGGCGACCGTGCCCGAGGCGGACGTCGCCGTCTCCAACGGACGCCTGGTGTCCAACGTGGTGAAGGGCGGACAGCGCACCATGACGTGGCGGCAGGACGCGCCGTCCGCCACCTACCTCGTGTCGCTGATCGTGGCGCCGCTGGTGAAGATCCACGACGCCTGGCAGGGCATCCCGGTCGACTACTACGTCTACCGCGAGGACAGCAGCCTGGCGTGGCCGCTGTTCCACGTCACTCCCGACATGATCGGCACCTATTCGCGGCTCACCGGCGTGCGCTATCCGTGGGACAAGTACGCGCAGACCACCGTGGCCGACTTCTTCGGCGGGATGGAGAACGTCAGCGCCACGACGCTGGTGGACTGGCTGCCCGACGCGCGCGCCTACCAGGACCGGCCATGGTACCAGCACGACCTCATCCCGCACGAGCTGGCCCATCAGTGGTTCGGCGACTACGTCACCACCGTGAACTGGGCCAACATGTGGCTCAACGAGGGCTTCGCGGAGTTCATGCCCGGGCAGTACTGGGGCCAGAAGCTGGGCCCGCTGGCCGAGCAGGATTACTACGCGAACGAGTACGAGTCGTACCTGGGGATCGACCGCCGGCGCCCGATGCCGCTGGCCTCGCTCGGCTCGAACAACATCTACCCCAAGGGCGCGCTGGTCCTGGAGATGCTGAAGCACTACCTCGGACCGGAGCGCTTCTGGGCCTCGATCCACGCGTACCTCGCCCGCCACGCGCTCGGCACGGCCACGACCGACGACCTGCGGCAGGCCGTGCTCCAGGCGACGGGCGAGAACCTCGACTGGTTCTGGGCGGAGTGGATGTACCAGGCCGGCTACCCGCAGCTCGACGTGGCGGCCGCCTACGACTCCGCGCGCCGGGCTCTCACGCTGACGATCCGGCAGACGCAGCAGGACTCGCTCAAGCCGGACAGCACCGGCCTCAGGTTCACCGTGCCGGCCGTCTTCCGGATGCCCCTGGTGGTGCGGGTCGGGACGGCGCAGGGCGACGTGACGCAGCGGATCGTGCTGCGGGCGCGGGAGCAGACGGACACCGTCGCGAACGTCGCGAGCCCGCCCACGATGGTGGTCTTCGACGACGGGAATGCGGTCCTCAAGAGCCTGCACTTCGAGCAGCCGACGGCCTGGCTCGCGACCCAGCTGGCGCAGGACCCCGACCTGTGGGACCGGGAGTGGGCGATCGAGCAGCTGGCGGGGCGCCCGTCCGACACCGCGGCCGCCGCCGCGCTGGCCACGGCCGCGACCCGCGCCGACTACTACCTCGTCCGGCGCAGCGCCGCCGCTGCGCTCGCGCACTTCCCCGCCGCGGCCGCGCTGCCGGCGCTGGAGACGGCGGGCGCGGACACGTCGGCCGCCGTCCGGGCGGCCGCGGTGGAGGCACTGGGCGAGCTGGGCGGGTCGCGGGCCGTCGCCCTGGCGCGGGCCGCCTTCGCGCACGACTCCAGCTACCAGGTCCGCGCCGCCGCGGTGAGCGCGCTGACGCAGGCGGACTCCGCCGACGCCGGGGCGGTCGTCCGGGCCGCGCTCGGCGACTCGTCGTACCAGGACGTCATCCGCAGCGCGGCCTTCCGCGCCATCGCCGTCCACGACGACACCTCGTTCGTCGGCGTGGTCGACAGCCTGTTCGCGGTGAGCCAGTACCCGGCCTTCGTCCTGGCCCACCTCGGCGCCCGCGGCAGCCAGCGCGCGCTCGACCTGCTCGCCCGGCGGCTCGACGACGGTCGGCGCTCCGTGCGCGACCGGGCACTCCAGGCGTTCCGCTTCGGGATGCCGCGGCCGCTCGCGCTGGCGCGCCTCAGGAGCGCGGTGGACGGCCTGAGCCGCGCGGACGCGAAACAGGCGGTGGCGGACGCGATCACCGCGCTCGCCGCCGCCCGCGAGGGCGAGTAG
- a CDS encoding carboxypeptidase regulatory-like domain-containing protein codes for MDRTTRIMLLAIALHALAAPRPLRSQEPGPRGTATVRGVVLAGPGEPVPYAVVAMPPRFTQRFTDETGAFAFTRIPAGTYRLQARQVGFKPVDTTVVVAANQTVAVTVTIERLTVRLEEITVVATRGCTQPGPPDAGTPELAALFDQIGQFARQYKLLATTYQFRYRMIRTFSDLNEVGNVEWTRRDTAEYVSSAIAQYRPGDVVGATDMPDGTIDPAVRLPTITDIADSVFQANHCFSFTGRVAVGDTELVRFHFRPPDSLQAPDLAGDVDMDPRSYQVRRITVSLTHPERAWDKMRSATSTITFAELLPNVVVQRSVASMQVLAKPALLMAGAHYVARFAEDQLLLDTHFLRPLPGSQDPGP; via the coding sequence GTGGACCGCACGACCCGGATCATGCTGCTCGCCATCGCGCTCCACGCGCTCGCGGCCCCGCGCCCGCTCCGCTCGCAGGAACCGGGTCCGCGGGGCACCGCCACCGTGCGCGGGGTGGTGCTGGCCGGTCCGGGCGAGCCGGTGCCGTACGCGGTCGTCGCGATGCCGCCGCGGTTCACGCAGCGGTTCACGGACGAGACGGGCGCGTTCGCCTTCACCCGGATCCCGGCCGGGACCTACCGGCTGCAGGCCCGCCAGGTCGGCTTCAAGCCGGTGGACACGACGGTGGTCGTGGCGGCGAACCAGACCGTGGCGGTCACGGTGACCATCGAGCGGCTGACCGTGCGGCTCGAGGAGATCACCGTCGTCGCGACCCGCGGCTGTACCCAGCCGGGCCCCCCGGACGCCGGCACGCCGGAGCTGGCGGCGCTGTTCGACCAGATCGGGCAGTTCGCCCGGCAGTACAAGCTGCTCGCCACGACGTACCAGTTCCGCTACCGGATGATCCGCACCTTCTCCGACCTCAACGAGGTCGGCAACGTGGAGTGGACGCGGCGCGACACCGCGGAGTACGTGAGCAGCGCCATCGCGCAGTACCGGCCCGGTGACGTGGTGGGCGCGACGGACATGCCCGACGGCACGATCGACCCCGCGGTCCGCCTCCCCACCATCACCGACATCGCCGACAGCGTGTTCCAGGCGAACCACTGCTTCTCGTTCACCGGCAGGGTGGCGGTCGGGGACACCGAGCTGGTGCGGTTCCATTTCCGCCCGCCCGACTCGCTGCAGGCGCCCGACCTGGCGGGCGACGTGGACATGGACCCGCGCTCCTACCAGGTGCGACGCATCACCGTCAGCCTCACCCACCCCGAGCGCGCCTGGGACAAGATGCGCTCGGCGACCTCCACCATCACGTTCGCCGAGCTGCTGCCGAACGTCGTCGTCCAGCGCAGCGTCGCGAGCATGCAGGTGCTGGCCAAGCCGGCCCTGCTCATGGCCGGCGCCCACTACGTCGCCCGGTTCGCCGAGGACCAGCTGCTCCTCGACACCCACTTCCTCCGGCCGCTGCCGGGTAGCCAGGACCCGGGCCCCTAG
- a CDS encoding B12-binding domain-containing radical SAM protein: protein MKVLLVYPEFPDTYWSFRHALRFVRKQSSIPPLGLVTVAAMLPDAWSLRLVDANVQPLRDEDLAWCDTVFVSAMAVQRPSVDRIFARCRAAGRPVVAGGPLFTAQPEQFDAASHLVLNEAEITLPAFLEDLAAGRAQPVYRAADFADLGRTPVPRWDLVRLGRYQTMPVQYSRGCPFDCEFCDVTAQLGHRPRTKRPDQVIAELDRLYELGWRGGVFFVDDNLIGNKRALKTELLPALIEWRRGRRGMSFGTQASINLADDPALVELMTRAGFDTVFVGIETPSEGGLAECSKKQNLNRDLVADTRRLQRAGLQVQGGFILGFDSDTPSAPQRLVEFIQKSGIVMAMVGLLQALPGTRLHERMRRAGRLVRGGSGDNVDGTTNIVPLGGGVALRQAYRDLLGRLYAPKEYYRRVRTLLSEYRPPKLKARLDPGFLRQQALAFARSIVRLGIVGRERVEYWKLIAWTLVRRPKLLPMAVTLAIYGYHFRMITERHVG, encoded by the coding sequence ATGAAGGTCCTCCTCGTCTATCCGGAGTTCCCCGACACCTACTGGAGCTTCAGGCACGCACTGCGGTTCGTGCGCAAGCAGTCGTCCATTCCGCCGCTGGGTCTCGTGACGGTGGCGGCGATGCTGCCCGACGCGTGGAGCCTGCGGCTGGTGGACGCCAACGTCCAGCCGCTGCGCGACGAAGACCTCGCGTGGTGCGACACGGTGTTTGTCAGCGCGATGGCGGTGCAGCGGCCGTCGGTCGACCGGATTTTCGCTCGCTGCCGTGCGGCGGGCCGGCCGGTGGTCGCGGGGGGCCCCCTGTTCACCGCGCAGCCCGAGCAGTTCGATGCGGCGTCCCACCTGGTCCTGAACGAAGCCGAAATCACCCTGCCGGCGTTCCTCGAGGACCTGGCGGCCGGTCGCGCACAGCCGGTGTACCGGGCGGCCGACTTCGCCGACCTCGGGCGGACGCCCGTTCCGCGGTGGGACCTGGTGCGCCTGGGCCGTTACCAGACCATGCCGGTGCAGTACTCGCGTGGCTGTCCGTTCGACTGCGAGTTCTGCGACGTCACGGCGCAGCTCGGGCACCGGCCGCGGACCAAGCGGCCGGACCAGGTCATCGCCGAGCTGGACCGGCTCTACGAGCTGGGCTGGCGCGGCGGCGTGTTCTTCGTGGACGACAACCTCATCGGCAACAAGCGCGCGCTGAAGACCGAGCTGCTGCCGGCGCTCATCGAGTGGCGACGGGGGCGGCGGGGCATGTCGTTCGGCACCCAGGCGTCCATCAACCTCGCCGACGACCCGGCGCTGGTGGAGCTGATGACCCGGGCCGGGTTCGACACCGTGTTCGTCGGGATCGAGACCCCGAGCGAGGGCGGCCTGGCCGAGTGCAGCAAGAAGCAGAACCTGAACCGCGACCTCGTCGCGGACACCCGGCGTCTCCAGCGCGCGGGTCTCCAGGTGCAGGGGGGCTTCATCCTGGGCTTCGACAGCGACACGCCGTCGGCCCCCCAGCGGCTGGTGGAGTTCATTCAGAAGAGCGGCATCGTGATGGCGATGGTGGGGCTGCTGCAGGCGCTGCCGGGCACGCGGCTGCACGAGCGGATGCGGCGGGCCGGCCGCCTGGTGCGTGGGGGCTCGGGCGACAACGTGGACGGGACGACGAACATCGTCCCGCTCGGCGGAGGGGTCGCGCTGCGCCAGGCGTACCGCGACCTGCTGGGGCGCCTCTATGCCCCGAAGGAATACTACCGGCGGGTCCGGACGCTGCTCAGCGAGTATCGACCGCCCAAGCTCAAGGCCCGGCTCGATCCCGGATTCCTGCGGCAGCAGGCGCTGGCGTTCGCGCGGTCGATCGTGCGCCTCGGCATCGTCGGGCGGGAGCGGGTCGAGTACTGGAAGCTCATCGCCTGGACGCTGGTGCGCCGGCCCAAGCTGCTGCCGATGGCGGTGACGCTCGCCATCTACGGGTACCATTTCCGCATGATCACCGAGCGGCACGTCGGCTAG
- a CDS encoding SagB/ThcOx family dehydrogenase, translating into MKLLLAAALCAATATAAAGQLAPSTAVPLPAPRRAGPMSLEAALWARQSVRALARDSAVALADAGQLLWAGQGVNRPANGHRTAPSAGATYPLELFLVASRVAGLAPGVYHYRPATHDLEPVASGDRLKDLVDAAVHQAWVSDAAGVIVFAAVPERAARFGPRADRFVPMDVGFAGENVYLQAAALGLATTFAGSVQDTAAVRVLGLPAEAHPLGIMPFGRPR; encoded by the coding sequence ATGAAGCTGCTGCTGGCGGCGGCGCTGTGCGCCGCCACCGCGACGGCGGCCGCCGGTCAGCTTGCGCCGTCCACCGCCGTCCCGCTCCCCGCGCCCCGACGTGCGGGCCCGATGTCCCTCGAGGCGGCGCTGTGGGCCCGCCAGTCGGTACGCGCCCTGGCACGGGACTCGGCGGTGGCCCTCGCCGACGCCGGCCAGCTGCTGTGGGCCGGCCAGGGCGTGAACCGGCCGGCCAACGGCCACCGCACGGCGCCCTCGGCCGGCGCCACCTACCCGCTGGAGCTGTTCCTGGTGGCGTCGCGGGTGGCGGGGCTCGCGCCGGGCGTCTACCACTACCGGCCGGCGACCCACGACCTCGAACCGGTGGCGAGCGGCGACCGCCTCAAGGACCTGGTCGACGCGGCGGTCCACCAGGCGTGGGTGAGCGACGCGGCGGGAGTGATCGTGTTCGCGGCCGTCCCCGAGCGCGCCGCGCGGTTCGGCCCGCGAGCCGACCGCTTCGTGCCGATGGACGTCGGCTTCGCCGGGGAGAACGTCTACCTGCAGGCGGCGGCGCTGGGTCTCGCGACCACCTTCGCCGGCTCGGTGCAGGATACGGCCGCGGTGCGCGTGCTCGGGCTGCCCGCCGAGGCGCATCCGCTCGGCATCATGCCGTTCGGGCGGCCGCGGTAG
- a CDS encoding DUF4982 domain-containing protein, giving the protein RGLSAVVDIQGFNYFVGDIDAYHRDHPHQPEMGTETASTVSTRGIYANDTVRGYVSAYDVNFPRWASTAERWWSYYDARPFLAGGFAWTGFDYRGEPTPYQWPCINSHFGILDTCGFPKDNYYYYQAWWGDSPVLHLFPHWNWAGKEGQEIEVWVHSNLERVELFLNGTSLGAQDVRCDTHLMWKVPYAPGSLEARGSRGGQVVLTAKRETTGAPARLLLAADREAVAADGEDAAVVAVTVVDAQGREVPVADALVTFQVSGPARLIGVGNGDPSSHESDKDASRRAFNGRCVAIVQATKQTGEIRVEGTAPGLAPGVAMIQAAGSARPAVP; this is encoded by the coding sequence GGCGGGGACTCTCGGCCGTCGTGGACATCCAGGGGTTCAACTACTTCGTGGGCGACATCGACGCGTACCACCGCGACCACCCGCACCAGCCCGAGATGGGCACGGAGACCGCGAGCACCGTCTCGACGCGCGGCATCTACGCCAACGACACGGTGCGGGGCTACGTCAGCGCGTACGACGTGAATTTCCCGCGCTGGGCCTCGACGGCCGAGCGCTGGTGGTCGTACTACGACGCCCGGCCGTTCCTGGCCGGGGGCTTCGCGTGGACGGGATTCGACTACCGCGGCGAGCCGACGCCCTACCAGTGGCCCTGCATCAACTCGCACTTCGGCATCCTGGACACCTGCGGCTTCCCCAAGGACAACTACTACTACTATCAGGCGTGGTGGGGTGACTCGCCGGTGCTCCACCTCTTCCCGCACTGGAACTGGGCCGGGAAGGAAGGCCAGGAGATCGAGGTCTGGGTGCACAGCAACCTGGAGCGCGTGGAGCTGTTCCTCAACGGCACGAGTTTGGGAGCGCAGGACGTCAGGTGCGACACGCACCTGATGTGGAAGGTGCCGTACGCACCCGGCTCGCTCGAGGCGCGCGGTTCCAGGGGCGGGCAGGTGGTGCTGACCGCGAAGCGCGAGACGACCGGCGCGCCGGCGCGACTGCTGCTGGCCGCGGACCGCGAGGCCGTCGCGGCGGACGGCGAGGACGCGGCCGTGGTCGCGGTGACGGTGGTGGACGCGCAGGGCCGCGAGGTCCCCGTGGCGGATGCCCTGGTGACCTTCCAGGTCTCCGGCCCCGCGCGCCTGATCGGCGTCGGCAACGGCGATCCCAGCAGCCACGAGAGCGACAAGGACGCCTCGCGCCGCGCGTTCAACGGGCGGTGCGTGGCCATCGTGCAGGCGACGAAGCAGACGGGCGAGATCCGGGTGGAAGGCACGGCCCCGGGCCTCGCGCCCGGCGTCGCCATGATCCAGGCGGCGGGGTCCGCCCGGCCGGCCGTGCCGTGA